A segment of the Huiozyma naganishii CBS 8797 chromosome 12, complete genome genome:
ACACAGCAACTCGCCCCGCCGACGAGGATCGCAGATAAGCCTACACGCGGAGACGAGACGGAAGTGGAGACAGACTCGGAGTAGAAAGACGAAACTCACTGCCCTTTTCCCAAGAGACACGAACTCTTAATGTAACAGAATAACTCCCCGGTTTGACCCCACAGCGCAACGCGGAGACAAGACACTCGCTTAACGTATATACCTCTCCCACAACATCGCACCCGTATGCGTGcatgtacatatatatatatatatattaatATACAAGGAAGTAATTGCAGGTAACTTCTGGATACTCCACTCGCCCCACCGCTACACAGGACTGCAAAATGGAGAACACACTGCGGGAATACTATCACTGCACCACAAAAGTGGTCGATGCTGTGAGGAACAGGAGGGCCCAGTCCGTGTTGGTCCCGCAGACGGACAGGTTGCAGCTGGTTTACGATCTGTACGAATTCACGCACAGGGACCCTGTGAAACCGCTAGTGAATTTGATATTCTTGCACGGGAGCGGCATGAATAGAGTAGTGTGGGAGTACTATCTGGTCAAACTGGCCCATAACGCTGGGGAACTGCCTTGGCAACCCCTTAAAATAGTGCTGTTGGATCAAGCTACCCATGGGGATTCTGCCGTCTTGAACGAGGGAAAGCTCGGGGTTGATTTTGACTGGGTCGACGGCGCGAGGGATGCCTGTCAAATAGCACTCGACGAGTTCCCGTTGGAACTTGATGGGGAAACTGTACATAACGTTGTCGTGGGCCACTCGATGGGAGGGTTCCAAGCACTCTGTTGCGCGGTCCTCTGTCTCGATTTCTTCAGCACTGTGATTGCTATTGAACCCGTGGTGGTCGCTCACTTCATGCCCGAGGATCACAGACAGTTTACCGTATTGAACTCAAAATTCTTCAACGCACTCTGGGCGAAGATGGAGAGCTCTTTCGAGACGGACGCCGAATACGTCGAGTTTATGACACAGCGCAGTTTCTTTACAAAGACGCACCCTGTAATTCTTCAAAGGCTTATCGATTTCGAGAGACGGATGGACCATCGTGATGGGACCGTAAGGACAAAAATAGACCGCAGACAAAACTCACTGTGCTACATGACTTTGAATCCATGTACGTCGTGGCTGATTGCTAATCTGAAATTCATACACGTCCCAGTTTATAGTATCGTAGGTGGGGTGTCCCATTGGACCCCCCCGGCCAACCAAGAATTGCTTACGAAGGAGATACACAATTACGAAAAGCACATCGTCGAGGATGGTGACcatttgttgaatttggagATGCCAGATGCGGTGCTCATGGAAATACAGAAACATATTTCAAAGTTTGTGTCGACATTGCAAGATGTTCAAGTCGAAAAGTTATCGGACTCTCAGAGGACGGGGAGATTTGCAGAGCAATACCGAAGGTTTTGCAAGGAAAGAATATCAGACTTCCCTTTATCAAAGGTTGCCA
Coding sequences within it:
- the LPX1 gene encoding triglyceride lipase (similar to Saccharomyces cerevisiae YOR084W; ancestral locus Anc_5.693) encodes the protein MENTLREYYHCTTKVVDAVRNRRAQSVLVPQTDRLQLVYDLYEFTHRDPVKPLVNLIFLHGSGMNRVVWEYYLVKLAHNAGELPWQPLKIVLLDQATHGDSAVLNEGKLGVDFDWVDGARDACQIALDEFPLELDGETVHNVVVGHSMGGFQALCCAVLCLDFFSTVIAIEPVVVAHFMPEDHRQFTVLNSKFFNALWAKMESSFETDAEYVEFMTQRSFFTKTHPVILQRLIDFERRMDHRDGTVRTKIDRRQNSLCYMTLNPCTSWLIANLKFIHVPVYSIVGGVSHWTPPANQELLTKEIHNYEKHIVEDGDHLLNLEMPDAVLMEIQKHISKFVSTLQDVQVEKLSDSQRTGRFAEQYRRFCKERISDFPLSKVAKL